CTCCAGACCCTACTGACCCAGCAAGAAGCGGGCAGCGGATTCGTCTACCGGCGCATTCTGCGCGTCTACGACAAAATTGAGTGGGCTGGTCGGTCGGTTCCCACCGTCTTTATCGCCAAGCCAGATGAGGCCCGGTTCTGGACTCGCACCATGGCGATGCGCGATGCCGACAGCATCGTCGCGGACATCCTATCGGCGGGGTTTGCCGGAGTGTCTTCGTGAACCAGCGCTGGCCGGGCCGCAACGCACGCCTGAGACCGACGCCCTTGCATCGCGCCTTCCCACAGACCGGGGAATTCACCGCGCTTGCTGCTGCATTCTCGGCAGATGCCGTCAATGAAATGCTCGCTTTGGTGTGGCGGGGATTCGATCGTCTCTGCCGCGATTTCGGGCTAGTGATCGCGAGTCTGGATGATCGCCAAATCGAGCGTAGCATCACCAGTGCGCTGGAGAGCTACATGTCGTTGGAGCGGGACCCCATGACCGCGTATCACACCAAGCACGAGGCATGGGAAATGGAGACCGCCGAATCGGATGGGGCGCATCCGCCGGCCTATGACATCGCCTTCGTGCTCAACGCTAACTTCCGAGTCATGTGGCCGCTGGAGGCCAAGCTGCTGCGCACCGATAGGCAGGTGGCCGACTATGTGAACGATCTGCGTGGGAACATGTTGACCGGCCGCTATGCGCCGTTCTCAAAGAGCGCGGGGATGCTAGGCTATCTCTTGTCCGGTCAGGCGATTGTCGCGGTGAAGGCAATTGAGGCGCAGCTTTCGGTGGCGCTACTGCCATATCCGCTGTTTCACCCGAAGCGAGAGCACTATCTCTCTTATCACGAGCGAAATCTGGAGCACCTAGAGGACATTTGCGATATCTTCGACTGTCATCATTTAATCATGTCGATGGTGATGGCGCCTGACGTTTTATCCCCTGCCAGCCCGGCTGAGACTCCTACGTGACGCGGAGGGATTGTGCGAAACCTAGACGAAACGATCAGGCCGCACTGGCACCCATTTCTTCGGCGAGGATTTCGTTCAGCCTATCTACGTCTTTGCCTTCAGGCTGTTGCTGTAGTCGACGTTGGGCAAGGGCAACCAACAGCTCGCGGTGACGACCGGTTTGCCAAACAGGATCGAAAGCGGCGATCCAGTGTGGGTGATCGACGGCGTGCTTCAACCAGAGGACACACAGATCTTCTAACTGTGGATTGCCTGGGGTGGTTCGCCAAAACAAGGCAAAGGCGTGAGGCCAGGAAACGTTCGCAATCGGCATTTCTTGAAGATATCGGGGTCCATAGCTATTCAGGTTTTCGTCTTGCGGGTTGGCAGCAAGCAGAGCTTGCCAGACCAAAGCCCACGACCCTTGCAGCATTGAGATTTTGTCGATCCACTGGCTGCCGAGGCGTGCCAGCTCCGGATGCCCGGGTTCTTCCGTCCATAAACATCTCCAAGCATTGGGCCATGATTTGTTGGTTTGGTCAGAGTTTACCAACCAACTGATACCGGAAGAGAAAAGCTGCGGGTCCCTTGGGTTGTTGTGAGGTTGTTGACCCAACATATTCGGCGATGACTCATGTTCGGGCGGGTCACCAGCAAGCCGTTCTTGACCGGACTTTATCAGCCCCGTGTCGTTTGAGTTGTTATTCCAAAGAGATAGCCACAGAGTAATCCAATGCCGATGATCCAAGGGTACGGTAGCTAGCCAGCGTTGTCCATGCCGGATCAGATTCTCGTCGCTGGGGCTACGGTGTCTTAACGATTGCCAAATCGCTGTCCACCAGGGATGCTCGGGTTGGACAGTCGTCAACCAGTTTCGGGCAAGCTCTGCCTGTTCCGGGATGGCGCGAATAGTTCGAGGCATGAAGTTCTTGAGTTTGAGCCACGAGCCAGATTCGTAAGATCCGCGGGATGCCCATTCCCAAGCGATAGCGTCGACCTCGGGCATGTAGGGTATCGTGCCGTGAATCAAGCGCCAGACGTGGGGCCAGGAATTATTTTCCGGTGGTGTATGAATGAGCCAGCGGCGTGCCAAGTCGTGCAGTTGGATGTCATGTCATCAGGGGTACGGCCGAATAGAGCCTCCCAGGCATATGGCCATGATTCGTGTCCCAGAGAGGCATTCGCGAGCCAGTGGCAGGCGAGATTCGCTAGCTCCGGGTCGTCCGGACTGTTTTTCCGCAGGGCCTCCCAGACGTAGTTCCACGATCGATGCTCGGGCGGGGCGGCGGCAAGCCACTGGCGCCCCAGACTGTCTAGCTCCGGGTCGTCCGGACTGCCTTTCCGCAGGGCCTCCCAGACGTATTTCCACGATCCATGCTCGGGCGGGGCGGCAGCAAGCCGGTCTTTGGCAAGTTTCGCTTGTTCCGGAATCGAGCGAATCGCTTTCAGCAAGAAGGCCCGAAGTTTGAACCAAGACCCAACGTCACACGAGCCGCTCGACACCCAGTCCCAAGCAATGGAGTCGACATCCGGCACGTAAGCTGCCGTCTTGTGGATAGAACGCCAGACGTGAGGCCAAGCGGCATTTTGCGGCGGCATGTGAAGGAGCCATCGTCGCGCAAGCGCCTCATTATCGTGAGGATTGCACTCGAACAACACCTCCCAGACATGTGGCCACGACTCATGGTCAAGCGGCAAATTCGTGAGCCACGCGCGCCCTATGTCGCTCAGTTCGGCATCACCTGGACTGCCTTCGCGCAGTGCCTCCCAGACGTACTGCCATGACCCGTGCTCGGGCCGGGCGGCCACGAGCCAATGGCGCCCAAGACTGGCTAGCTCCGGGTCGTCCGGGCTGCCTGCGCGCAGGGCATTTCAGACATAGACCCACGACCCTTGCTCTGGCGGGGCGGCGGCAAGCCACTGGCGCCCCAGACTGGCTAGCTCCGGGTGTGACGGATTGCCTTTGCGTAGCGCCTCCCAGACGTATGTTCACGACCCGTGCTCGGGCGGCGCGGTGGCGAGCCACTGACGTCCAATGCGGGCTAATTCTGGGTCGTCTGGAGTGTCTTCGCACAGGGTATTCCAAACGTGCGTCCACAACTTATGCGCCGGTGCGGCGGCGAGCCACTTGTGACCGAGATTGGTTAGGTCCGGGTCCCGTGGGCGTTCTTTCCAAAGGGATTGCCACACATATGTCCATGACTCGTGTTCCGGTGCGAGATCACGCAACCGGTTATATGCTAGTGGGATTAAATCCTGGTCGTCCGGGTTGCGCTTTCTCAGCAATTCCCAAACGATTTTCCACCAGCCATGATCGGGCTGATGTCCAACAAGCCAATTCTTGGCGAAAGTTGTCTGTTCCGGCATGTTGCGAATGGCCTTGAGTAAGAATTTCCGAAGTTTGAACCAAGAGCGAAACTCGGAGGACCCTTGAGATGCCCATTCCCATGCGAGTGTGTCCACTTCAGGAATATTAGGTAGTGTCTTGTGAATAGCGCGCCAGACGTAGGGCCAGGAAATATTTTCCCGTGGCGTATCAAGAAGCCAGTGGTATGCCAATTTCTGAAGCTCGATGTCTTCAGGGTTAAGAAAGTACAATGTATTCCAGGTGTATGGCCATGATTCATGCTCTAGAGAGACTTCCGTGAGCCACTGGCGGCCGAGATTGGCTAGCTACGGGTCGTCCGGACTGCCTTCGCGCAGGGCATTCCAGACATAGACCCACGATCTAGGGTGTTCAATATCTCACCTATATCGCAAATTAAATTCATGCAGTTTTCGTGTTTGACACAAAATCAATGAGAGCACGCCGACGCCGGGCCAGCATCGACGCACCGAGGTGCGTTGTCGCCCACTGCTCGACATCAATAGTACGCACCGATTCCATCGCCTCCTGAATCAACGGAGTCGCCAGGTCGGCGATGAAGGCAGGAATCGCAAGCACCAGCTTACCGATCTCCTTGAGCGGCCCCCTGGTGGTGAAGCATTTGTATTTCCCGAAGACCGATTCGATGATATCGGAGGAGGCCAGCCAGACACTATCAGTCGGGATCTTGGCGGATTCCAATGCGACCTTCGCGAGAATCTGTTGGGTAAAGGCCGCCGCCCGTGGGGTGAGCGTTGACGGCGGTGGCAGCGTGGCCTGGAGTGATTCTTGGGAGCCCTGCTGAAGACCCGTGGATTTGAGATGCGACTGAATCAGCTTGGATTGCGCCATCATTTGCGCGTAATCCACCAGGTCATCCCGGTAGGACAGTAGCCAGGCAAAGCCGTCAAGGAAGCGACTGTACCCGGCGTCCGCTTGCTGCCAGAACACATCGTCGAGCGTATCACTCTCGAGGTCTGAGTGTGTCTGCAGTGCCTGGCAAAAAGCCGCCCGGTCGGGATAGCGAATGCCGACGATGGCCCGCAATGGGTGCGCCCGGGCGGCGCCGAACCGCGCGCACAGGTGCTCCCATGCCGGCCACTTCAGGACGTATTGCGCGCGGATCGCGCTGAAGTCGCCGCGATCATGGTAGGCGAGGACGCGTTGTGCCCACCGCACATGGACATCCAGATTCATAAAACGCGCCTTGATGCGCTGCCGAGGCGGCAGCAAGAAGGCGAGATCGGTCTGCTGCAAGGACGACCACGCGCGGCGACAGTGCGCCAGCAAGGACTCCCAGCGCGCATCTCGGCCCATCTCGGCCTTGAGCCGCGTCGCAATAAGATGCGATATATCATAAGTATAGACGCAGGCAGTGGCGTGCTCCTGAAACAAGGCGATGCCCTTGTGCAGGTCGCTGCCGTGGTCGGCAACGATCTGGACTGGTGGACCGGTGCGTTGCGCAACGCGCCTGAGCACTTGTGCGACCCACGCTCCCGTGCTGTGTGTTGTGATCTCCACGGCCAGCACCTGCATGGCGCCGTGACAGGGTGCGGCCTCCGAATAATGTGCCTAACCGTAGCACTCAGCCCCAAACTGGTCGATCTTCTGCCAGAACTGTGCCCATCGTCCGGTGGTCTGCGTCAGTGCGCGTAGGCTGAGCACAATCTTGGCCCCTTTGTTCTTCCAGCGCATCCCGGAGGCACATAGCCGTTGCTTGACCAAGGTCTTGCAGGCGGCCTCGGTGACGCCCGATCCGATCGGCAGTCCCGCGGCGACGAAGCCCGGGTAGTCCATTTGATGGCGATGGTTGGTGAAGTAGGTCCAAGCGCTGAGAACGTCGTCGCGCAGCGTCTGCGAGAGGGTGTGCCGCTGCGACAGGCGCGCGGCCTCGCCGATGAGCAGGTCAAGGGCGGCGGGGTCGTGCTTGAGCGTCGTGCAGTGCGCGCTCTGCCACTGCGCGCGCGGGCCCTCGGCGTGGCGCTGCGGATGGGTCGCTTGGGCGATTTTGCCCACGTATTCCGTTGCATGGAAAAAATCGATCAACTGGCGGTCGGTGTGTTGCTCGAGGAACCGCCAGTTGCTTGCCGCCCCGTCGGCGATGCCCAGGTACAGTGCCTCGGGGAGGTGCCGCTTGACGCGTTGGATCTCGCGCTCCATGCGTTGCCGGAACTCCTGCTTGCCGTACTCGGGTGCCGCAGCGAGGTAGATGGTGTGCTGGCGCTCGCCCTCGCCGTCGTAAAGCGAGAGGGTTCCGACCATGGCTTCGCGCCAGCCCGCACTGTCGGCCATGGGGATCATGGCGCCGTCGAGGCTGACCACGACGGTCGCGATGGGCGTCTCAAGCGCCGGCATCGCGTACTCCCAGTCCTCCTCTTTGGCCGTGGCGATGGTGCCTACCCACTCCGCAACATTTTGAATATACGAGGTAGCGATCGTCCGACCGTGGTTCTGCTCAAGGTCAGTCTGCACCGCGCGCACGTTGAGCTGCGCATACTTGTGGCTGAGTTGACTGGCGAATCGGGGGGTCGCCCCGCGCACGATCCGCGCCTGGTGCTCGAGCGGACAGTAGATCCGCCCGCCGCGCGAGCTTTGGTAGACATAACGCTCGACCTCGACCGGCCCGTAAGGCGTCTGGTACTCCTTCGGATCGCGCCCGCGCGCGGTCAGCTTGATCGCGCCGACACGGATCGCACTGCCGTCGGTGTCGAAACGCTGCAGCGCCTCCTCGGTGGCGCAGCGCCCCACCGCGTTGGTGGCCTCCTGGATGGCTCCTTCCATGTCCAGCAGGCTACCGCTGAGCCGCACCGTTACCTCGACCGTCACCTCGTCACCCGAGATCCTGACTACCTTCGCCACGACTGCACCTTCTCGTCTAGTCACAGAAGGTTACGAAATACTCCTCAAAGGCACATCATGTCAAGGCCGCACCCCCGTGACACGGGCTGTAACCGCTCTGGGCCAGTGCACTCACCGGAATACCCAGGATGACGAGGCACTTGGACGCCCCCAAGGCGATCGTATGGTCGGCGACGTAGATCCAATCCGTGCGCCATTGCGGTTGGCGATTGAGAATCGCGAGACCGCAGCGATAGACCCAGTTGAGCACGGTGGTGTGGGCTGGCGCCGCCACCGGGAGTGACGCGCCGAACAGATTCAATACCCGCGCCACCCCGCGGCTGCCGAGCCCCGCGTGCAGATACAGCCGCATGGTTAACTGCATGACCATGACCGAATAGTGATGGCCGACCGGCGGGGACAGCGCAAGGTGTGGTGGCTCATCCGCTGGTTCGTCATCCGCCGGCGCCGCGGCCTCTTCGGCTCCCGTTCGCGCACGCTCCGCCTTTAGCGCACGCGCCTTCCACTGCGCGCGGCTGTGCTCCAGATCCCGAATCTTGACCTCCGCGGCCCGCAGGCGCTGCTGCCGCTCCAACGCTTTCGCCTTCCAGGCATCACGTGATCGCTGGAACAGGTTGGCCAGACGGCTCGCTGGGCTCTTGAATGCATTCATCACGTCGTGCGTGCTCCGGCAAGGCGGTCAGATCACCGCGCCAGTAGACTGATCAAGCGTTCGTCGTTTGTCAACGGCTTGGCATGAGAAAGTGGCGCACGCGTCATCGTACTCCCCCAAGCACAGAACCGACCGCCGGGCCTTCCAGGCAACACGCTTCTTGCATCGACTTTTCGGCGCCTTTTTAGGTCAGATTGAACACCCTACCCACGATCCATGCTCGGGCGGGGCGGCGGCGAGCCAACGGCGCCCGAGGCCGGGAAGTTCCGGATCGTGTGGACTAGCTTCACGCAGGGGCTGCCAGACGTATGTCCAAGACGCATGATCGGCGGGAATATCACCGAGCCACCGCCGACCAAGTGTTGTTAACTCGCGGTTCTCTGAATTCGCCTTCAGCAGGGAGCGCCAGATATATGTCCAGGATGCGTGTTCGGGGGGGGTATTTGTGAGCCACTCAGCGGTGACGTTCTGTACCATCGCATCTTCGGGGAATGTTCCGATGAGCTTTTCGAGCAAGAAGCTGGCATCTGCGTGCGGTGGACAAGACCTGATCCAGGCGAGATACCAGGGCTTCAGTACCTCCGGGGAAACCCCTTGATCCCAGAGTGGCTCCAAGACATAGTTTGCAGCACGTTCCCGATGCCACAGGTTCGCCCAAGTCAGACCCCAGCCGATCGCCGGGGCGTGGCTGTCGCCCACTAGCCGACCCAGGACGAAGCATTCTTCGACTCGGAATTGATGCCGTTCAGTCCATTGAAGCACGGCCGTAGGCGGAGTCTCAGAATGCCCCAGGAACTGGAACGCAATGTCGCCCCAATCGAAGCTCGCTGGCGCATGCGGCAGCAGGGCCTCAGCGGCTGCAAGCAGGTTGGCGTCATTCGGGGCGGCACGGAGCGCGCCGATCAGGATGGCGCCAATATGACTGCGGGGCGCGTATCGCGGGATCCAATCAGCGATCAGCCGGGTAACCTCCCGTTGCTGGGTTTGCCAGAGGACATCCAGGGCCACCGGTGCCCATTCGCGCCACTCCGGGGTGCGCCGCAACAGATCGAGAATTGCCGCGATAGCCCGAGCGCGGAGCACCTCATTCATCCGCTCCAGGTGTTGCAGCAGCTTGTGGCAGGTGAGGCGCAGTCCCTGTTCGGCCACGTCAGCATCACCAAGGCGACCGATTGCGACGCCGATCGGGTCCGGGGTCAGGGGCAGGTCCGGCACCAGCGCGGCGAGGTGGACCCAGACGGGCAACTCGGCGGTGACCATTGGACTTTCGGGAACGCCGGCGCGCAGGGCATAGATCTTGCCCAGCAGGTCGATGGTCGGCGCACGGTCGACCCGCCGGGCGACCCGGTCCGCTTCGTCGATCCAGTGCGATTCGCCGGGCGCCAGGGCGCGGGTCAAGGCCCAGAGCGGG
The DNA window shown above is from Candidatus Thiodictyon syntrophicum and carries:
- a CDS encoding ISKra4 family transposase produces the protein MAKVVRISGDEVTVEVTVRLSGSLLDMEGAIQEATNAVGRCATEEALQRFDTDGSAIRVGAIKLTARGRDPKEYQTPYGPVEVERYVYQSSRGGRIYCPLEHQARIVRGATPRFASQLSHKYAQLNVRAVQTDLEQNHGRTIATSYIQNVAEWVGTIATAKEEDWEYAMPALETPIATVVVSLDGAMIPMADSAGWREAMVGTLSLYDGEGERQHTIYLAAAPEYGKQEFRQRMEREIQRVKRHLPEALYLGIADGAASNWRFLEQHTDRQLIDFFHATEYVGKIAQATHPQRHAEGPRAQWQSAHCTTLKHDPAALDLLIGEAARLSQRHTLSQTLRDDVLSAWTYFTNHRHQMDYPGFVAAGLPIGSGVTEAACKTLVKQRLCASGMRWKNKGAKIVLSLRALTQTTGRWAQFWQKIDQFGAECYG